Proteins from one Amycolatopsis endophytica genomic window:
- a CDS encoding ferredoxin, which yields MKISVDRQRCEGYGICAETAPHLMHLDDEGELVLDIEELRPEHAPDASSAARVCPVAALRIRDDS from the coding sequence ATGAAGATCAGCGTGGATCGGCAACGCTGTGAAGGTTACGGCATCTGCGCCGAAACGGCGCCGCATCTGATGCACCTCGACGACGAAGGAGAACTCGTCCTCGATATCGAAGAGCTACGGCCGGAGCACGCGCCGGATGCCTCCTCCGCCGCACGTGTCTGCCCCGTCGCCGCGCTCAGGATCCGCGATGACAGCTAG